One genomic segment of Rhodothermus sp. includes these proteins:
- a CDS encoding isoaspartyl peptidase/L-asparaginase gives MKALLIVVLMVGLPAFSKSLQPEAHEASDTARVVLAIHGGAGTITRDRMTPEREQRYRAVLREALEAGYQVLEEGGTSLDAVVAAIRILEDSPLFNAGRGAVLTSEGTAELDASIMEGHTLQAGAVAGVKTVKNPILLARRVMEASPHVMLVGRGAETFAQEQELEQVPNEYFILPHRREQLRRMRERGMGAVPELQEHTYGTVGAVALDRYGNLAAGTSTGGIMGKRFGRVGDSPIIGAGTYADNAACAISATGQGEYFIRAAIAHEIVALMKYAGLTVEQAAAAVIHGTLTHMGGSGGVIALDRNGRLAMVFNTEGMYRGYVDEHGHITIQIYRD, from the coding sequence ATGAAAGCATTGCTGATCGTAGTACTGATGGTAGGGCTGCCGGCTTTTTCGAAAAGTTTGCAGCCAGAAGCTCATGAAGCTTCGGACACAGCGCGAGTTGTGCTGGCCATTCATGGGGGTGCCGGGACTATCACGCGGGATCGTATGACGCCTGAGCGAGAGCAACGGTACCGGGCCGTATTACGCGAAGCGCTGGAAGCTGGCTACCAGGTCCTTGAGGAAGGGGGGACCAGTCTGGATGCGGTGGTAGCCGCCATTCGCATTCTGGAGGATTCGCCGCTGTTTAATGCCGGGCGGGGGGCGGTCCTGACCAGCGAGGGCACGGCCGAACTGGATGCCTCCATCATGGAGGGGCATACGCTCCAGGCCGGTGCGGTGGCAGGCGTTAAGACCGTCAAGAATCCGATCTTGCTGGCGCGACGGGTGATGGAAGCATCGCCGCATGTGATGCTGGTTGGACGCGGTGCCGAGACGTTTGCGCAGGAACAGGAGCTGGAACAGGTGCCTAACGAATACTTCATCCTGCCCCACCGTCGTGAGCAACTACGACGCATGCGGGAGCGGGGCATGGGGGCTGTTCCCGAGCTGCAGGAACATACCTATGGCACAGTCGGTGCCGTGGCACTGGATCGTTATGGTAATCTGGCAGCCGGCACCTCGACGGGCGGTATTATGGGAAAACGGTTCGGAAGGGTTGGAGACTCGCCGATTATTGGAGCAGGAACGTACGCAGACAATGCGGCCTGTGCTATTTCGGCTACCGGGCAGGGCGAGTACTTTATCCGTGCTGCCATTGCCCATGAAATTGTAGCGCTGATGAAATATGCCGGCCTGACCGTTGAACAGGCAGCTGCTGCGGTCATCCATGGTACGCTGACGCATATGGGAGGCAGCGGTGGGGTCATTGCGCTGGACCGCAACGGACGGCTGGCTATGGTCTTCAATACGGAGGGCATGTATCGAGGCTACGTCGACGAGCACGGCCATATTACCATCCAGATCTATCGCGACTGA
- a CDS encoding superoxide dismutase family protein codes for MRTVFSYSILVAGLWLGAACQQPASPPVEVPAGPEVSRAVAVLYPTDGHQVTGVVHFTQTAEGIQIEATVSGLTPGLHGFHIHEWGDCSAPDATSAGGHFNPTNQPHGAPDSATRHVGDLGNLEADEDGMARYSRVDTVVALSGPRSIIGRAVVVHAAEDDLTSQPTGNAGGRLACGVIGIAAPATE; via the coding sequence ATGCGTACAGTTTTTAGCTACAGCATACTGGTCGCTGGACTTTGGTTGGGAGCAGCCTGTCAGCAGCCGGCTTCACCGCCGGTCGAGGTACCCGCAGGGCCCGAAGTTTCGCGGGCTGTTGCTGTGCTCTACCCGACCGATGGCCATCAGGTGACCGGGGTGGTGCATTTTACGCAGACGGCCGAAGGCATCCAGATCGAGGCAACCGTTTCAGGATTGACCCCGGGGCTGCATGGCTTTCATATTCATGAATGGGGTGATTGCAGTGCGCCAGATGCTACTTCGGCGGGCGGCCACTTTAATCCTACCAACCAGCCGCACGGGGCGCCGGATAGCGCAACGCGGCACGTAGGGGATCTGGGGAACCTGGAGGCCGACGAGGACGGCATGGCCCGCTACAGCCGTGTCGATACGGTGGTGGCCCTCAGCGGGCCGCGTTCCATCATTGGTCGGGCCGTTGTCGTGCATGCCGCGGAGGATGACCTGACGTCACAGCCTACGGGCAATGCGGGCGGACGGCTGGCTTGCGGCGTGATTGGTATCGCTGCGCCAGCAACGGAATAG